The Chryseobacterium sp. 52 genome includes a region encoding these proteins:
- a CDS encoding DUF262 domain-containing protein, with protein MCKFEIAPKRLINFDYTVNVPVYQRPYCWGEEEIERLLEDFLENQKNPGYFIGNIITVDNGGVYDLIDGQQRFTTLWVLCLYLAHQNKQNDQYRNLLQFCSIGHHPRLRFSIRKHTNLYMEELLRSHEQMEEGERFWEINHLLSANSENKKLKPELEQNRNIAAAFSIIENWIKDRKQNISIEFLLEKVSFQFLTAPAGSDENKLFIQINTNGTQLQHYDILKSELINAILPENRLEYAKIWDKMTLQYHSKAESKYNEDHASQTALKDIIQDITTGSCETVDENEEDEKQKQTQDYHYEYITDFNTLLIHTLYIFQKKHDNQYSIGTPGVFDKEQLLSVFSNFREMISDKNKEDIRHKIAADFIIVLKKVKEVMDRHIIFKDLEDNGFELLNISAKESEVEHQYSVKKKESEQLQRMLYHSNWDKKHFWLGLYIDFLLNNENEDDDLKHLEVIDNALSGSVSAFKVYESYFNENTSMECGQKDFNKVEDFKFGEIQRYWFYKLEYLLWKNNQLKYPNYKITSRSSVEHVLPQSKDEDFKNKEIDIHQFGNLTLLSVSENSSFSNDSLNDKFKYLNGMKNPPLKLKKLFEKLEENGLIEDFNFEKDTVPYDFSGLKEALREHETEMLSLLENHYAE; from the coding sequence ATGTGTAAGTTTGAAATTGCTCCTAAGCGGCTGATTAATTTTGATTATACAGTTAATGTACCGGTGTATCAGAGACCATATTGTTGGGGAGAAGAAGAAATAGAAAGACTTCTGGAAGATTTTTTAGAAAATCAGAAAAATCCTGGATATTTTATTGGAAATATTATTACCGTTGATAATGGTGGTGTTTATGACTTGATAGATGGACAACAGCGTTTTACGACATTATGGGTTCTGTGTCTTTATCTGGCTCATCAAAATAAACAAAATGATCAATACAGGAATTTGCTTCAGTTCTGCAGTATTGGCCATCATCCCAGACTGAGATTTTCAATTAGAAAACATACAAATTTATATATGGAAGAGCTGCTTAGATCTCATGAGCAGATGGAAGAAGGGGAACGGTTTTGGGAAATCAATCATTTGCTGTCAGCAAACAGTGAAAATAAAAAGCTTAAACCGGAACTGGAACAAAACAGAAATATAGCAGCTGCTTTCTCGATTATTGAAAACTGGATAAAAGACCGTAAACAAAATATCTCTATTGAATTTTTGCTGGAAAAAGTGAGCTTTCAGTTTTTAACGGCACCAGCAGGGAGTGATGAAAATAAACTCTTTATTCAGATTAATACCAATGGTACACAATTGCAGCATTATGATATCTTAAAGTCTGAATTAATCAATGCTATACTTCCTGAAAATAGATTAGAGTATGCTAAAATATGGGATAAGATGACGCTACAGTATCATTCTAAAGCTGAGTCTAAGTATAACGAAGATCATGCTTCACAGACTGCATTGAAGGATATTATACAAGATATAACAACCGGTAGTTGTGAAACTGTAGATGAGAATGAGGAAGATGAAAAACAGAAACAAACACAGGATTATCACTATGAATATATTACAGATTTCAATACACTGCTCATTCATACCTTATATATTTTTCAGAAAAAACATGATAACCAATATAGCATAGGAACTCCCGGTGTTTTTGATAAGGAACAGTTGCTCAGTGTATTCAGTAATTTCAGAGAGATGATCAGTGATAAGAACAAGGAAGATATAAGGCATAAGATTGCGGCGGATTTCATCATTGTTTTGAAAAAAGTAAAAGAGGTGATGGACCGTCATATTATCTTCAAGGATCTTGAAGATAATGGTTTTGAACTATTAAATATTAGTGCGAAGGAAAGTGAGGTGGAACATCAATATTCTGTCAAGAAAAAGGAGTCTGAACAGCTTCAAAGAATGTTATATCATAGCAATTGGGATAAAAAACATTTTTGGTTGGGATTATATATAGATTTTCTGTTGAATAATGAAAACGAAGATGATGATTTAAAACATCTTGAAGTTATAGATAATGCCCTATCAGGGTCCGTAAGTGCATTCAAGGTTTATGAATCTTACTTTAACGAAAATACTTCTATGGAGTGTGGTCAAAAAGATTTTAATAAAGTAGAGGATTTCAAATTTGGAGAAATACAGAGGTACTGGTTTTACAAATTGGAATATCTTCTCTGGAAGAATAATCAGTTAAAATATCCCAATTATAAAATTACATCACGAAGTTCAGTCGAACATGTTCTGCCTCAGAGTAAGGATGAAGATTTCAAAAATAAAGAGATTGATATCCATCAATTCGGAAATCTTACTTTATTATCTGTTTCCGAGAATTCATCGTTCTCAAATGATAGTTTGAATGACAAGTTCAAGTATTTGAATGGTATGAAAAATCCGCCTTTAAAACTCAAAAAGCTTTTCGAAAAGCTGGAAGAAAATGGCCTTATTGAGGATTTTAATTTTGAGAAAGATACAGTACCTTATGATTTTTCAGGATTAAAAGAAGCGCTTAGAGAGCATGAGACTGAGATGCTTAGTCTGTTAGAAAATCATTATGCTGAATAA
- a CDS encoding T9SS type A sorting domain-containing protein, whose amino-acid sequence MKTSLLSMKNGLAAAMLLLTGMASAQQWQVTGNGGITPANYAGTVDPRAFYLRTNGASSNPGQAILNEAGSFIVDAVNNSNIAKVKGSIVNGISNVLGSQASSSLVSGWENDLSNGGGANIVGGQANVVLNNAGKSVALGWKNTIRNHNQFALGVGIDLKDVYSGGFGIDLAATGNRSFVIGAGTGSAKLTNNIPSSIMFGLSPTATMLIQDKSVGILTLSPTANFHTVGTVRHENLPTGSGNALVVDVNGNVMVSTTPLSRSAASDETIQQLEDRIKNLENTVEELKQLLLNKGTSSSLTSSSDIAQLSQNVPNPTKNGTSISYYLPKDAKSASIEIYNISGQIVRTLPLRDKGNGTIAISSSDLPSGTYVYKMTTDGKVTGSKKMVIRD is encoded by the coding sequence ATGAAAACATCATTATTATCCATGAAAAATGGCCTGGCAGCTGCTATGTTACTTTTAACAGGTATGGCGAGCGCACAGCAATGGCAAGTTACCGGAAATGGGGGAATTACCCCAGCCAATTATGCAGGTACAGTAGATCCCAGGGCTTTTTATCTTAGAACCAATGGAGCTTCTTCCAATCCGGGACAGGCTATCCTGAACGAAGCAGGTTCGTTTATCGTTGATGCTGTCAACAATTCTAATATCGCCAAAGTAAAAGGAAGTATTGTCAATGGGATTTCCAATGTTCTGGGCTCCCAGGCCTCCAGCTCTCTGGTAAGCGGCTGGGAAAATGATCTCAGCAATGGCGGAGGTGCCAATATTGTTGGCGGGCAGGCCAATGTAGTTCTGAATAATGCCGGAAAATCAGTAGCATTGGGCTGGAAAAATACGATCCGAAATCACAACCAGTTTGCATTAGGCGTAGGTATTGATCTTAAGGATGTATATTCAGGCGGATTCGGAATAGATCTGGCAGCCACCGGAAACCGTTCTTTCGTGATCGGAGCAGGAACCGGAAGCGCGAAACTCACGAATAATATTCCGTCATCTATTATGTTTGGATTATCTCCTACAGCAACAATGCTGATTCAGGATAAAAGTGTGGGAATTCTTACGCTTTCCCCTACTGCCAATTTCCATACGGTAGGAACGGTAAGACATGAAAATCTGCCTACAGGAAGCGGAAATGCCCTGGTTGTAGATGTCAATGGAAATGTAATGGTTTCAACTACTCCACTCAGCAGAAGTGCTGCTTCCGACGAAACGATCCAGCAACTGGAAGACCGTATTAAAAACCTGGAAAATACAGTGGAAGAGCTTAAACAGCTGCTATTGAATAAAGGGACTTCATCTTCTCTCACTTCATCTTCAGATATAGCCCAACTTTCTCAGAATGTTCCCAATCCTACCAAAAACGGAACGAGCATCAGCTATTATCTTCCAAAAGATGCAAAATCAGCATCAATTGAAATTTATAATATCTCAGGTCAGATAGTGAGAACTCTCCCACTTCGCGATAAAGGCAATGGGACGATCGCAATTTCAAGCTCAGATCTTCCATCCGGAACATATGTATACAAAATGACTACAGACGGAAAAGTGACGGGTTCTAAAAAAATGGTTATCCGGGATTAA
- a CDS encoding DUF6252 family protein encodes MKNLLLAITLIGSLSSCKDNDADSTVLPQATQTGANTGGAFVNGKIWVSKIEQSTVAALGNNTTYEFVNNEYSLKIQLRNAENPTGNTIQILLVSDQDFGIGNYPLNENDNGLYYHSSKIYSTNSENIGTLSISKFDKANKIISGTFSFKAKYYYDGDTVTITDGRFDRKYQ; translated from the coding sequence GTGAAGAATCTTCTACTGGCTATTACTCTTATAGGAAGCTTGTCCTCATGTAAAGATAACGATGCGGACTCTACAGTACTTCCACAAGCCACACAAACGGGTGCCAATACAGGTGGAGCCTTTGTAAACGGTAAAATATGGGTATCTAAGATTGAACAATCTACTGTTGCCGCACTCGGAAATAATACCACCTATGAATTTGTGAACAATGAATATTCATTGAAAATACAATTAAGAAATGCTGAAAATCCAACCGGAAATACGATTCAGATACTTCTGGTGAGCGATCAGGACTTTGGTATTGGAAACTATCCATTAAATGAAAACGATAACGGACTCTATTATCATTCTTCCAAAATCTATTCTACCAATAGTGAAAATATCGGAACCTTATCTATTAGCAAATTTGATAAGGCCAATAAAATCATTTCAGGAACATTCAGCTTTAAAGCCAAATACTATTATGACGGAGATACAGTAACGATTACTGATGGCCGTTTCGACAGAAAATATCAATAA
- a CDS encoding DUF262 domain-containing protein — MIESLAEIEKQGSLTVDDFFNQFKLKISDYQRPYVWTGKQIIKLYNDLLNYSRKNKNKCPLYYLGTVILVKNKEGKTYDIIDGQQRISSLLILAHLQEQSVGLNDNFCVESEISRNNIKKNVSSLKDHIDSLKLMETYSKIDFSDINVTYIIAESQDQAFKFYTTLNTSGRRLDGIDIIKPFHLQALEKSKQIEKAIALEYYQFDSAKLNHMSELLLKSRYWQGINFREFPRHNYSEWKLRLPEEFAYEEMLSDKDYQFAEACLSKGKLTVDAPNYKVRQFLYKGENTIHYLIYYCVIWDRIGEKLNSDRSDILNRIKKLSGCEFNDEYYQMALITMISRYGEDFIEDRKFIGMAQLLFKVCFFTRLSKRVTKKTVHDFEEGEKLLDRICYSHKHEIVAYCKKKKYSNLSIKDDHKNGVVGNFYNEFKDILTNKQICNV, encoded by the coding sequence ATGATAGAAAGCCTTGCTGAAATAGAAAAACAGGGGTCTTTAACTGTTGATGATTTCTTTAATCAATTTAAATTGAAAATATCCGATTATCAAAGACCCTATGTATGGACCGGAAAGCAGATCATCAAACTATATAATGATTTGTTAAATTATTCACGAAAAAACAAAAATAAATGCCCACTGTATTATCTGGGAACGGTCATTCTGGTTAAAAATAAAGAGGGAAAAACATACGATATTATAGACGGGCAACAAAGAATTTCAAGCCTGTTAATTTTGGCCCATCTGCAGGAACAAAGTGTAGGGCTAAATGATAATTTTTGTGTAGAATCAGAGATTTCAAGAAATAATATTAAAAAGAATGTTTCTTCTCTTAAAGATCATATTGATAGTTTGAAGTTGATGGAGACATACTCTAAAATTGATTTTTCTGATATTAATGTAACCTATATTATTGCAGAGTCTCAGGATCAGGCATTTAAATTTTACACCACTTTAAATACATCGGGAAGGCGGTTAGATGGAATCGACATTATCAAACCATTTCACCTGCAGGCTTTGGAGAAATCGAAGCAGATAGAAAAGGCTATAGCTTTAGAATATTATCAGTTTGATTCGGCTAAACTGAACCATATGTCTGAACTGCTGTTAAAATCCAGATATTGGCAAGGTATTAATTTCAGAGAATTTCCCAGACATAATTATTCTGAATGGAAATTGAGGCTGCCGGAAGAATTTGCTTATGAAGAAATGCTTTCCGATAAAGATTACCAGTTTGCTGAAGCCTGTTTGTCAAAAGGTAAGCTTACTGTAGATGCTCCAAACTATAAAGTGAGACAATTTTTGTATAAAGGGGAGAATACCATCCATTACCTGATATATTATTGTGTAATCTGGGACCGTATTGGGGAGAAGCTAAATTCAGATCGTTCAGACATTTTGAATAGAATTAAAAAGCTAAGTGGATGTGAATTTAATGATGAATATTATCAGATGGCTTTAATTACTATGATTTCCCGATATGGAGAAGATTTTATTGAAGATAGAAAATTCATTGGTATGGCCCAACTGTTATTTAAAGTATGTTTTTTCACAAGACTTTCGAAACGAGTGACCAAGAAAACTGTACATGATTTTGAAGAGGGAGAAAAACTTCTTGACAGGATCTGTTATTCCCATAAACATGAGATTGTTGCATACTGCAAAAAGAAGAAATACAGTAACTTGTCAATTAAGGATGATCATAAAAACGGGGTTGTGGGTAATTTCTATAATGAATTCAAAGATATTTTAACAAATAAACAAATTTGTAATGTGTAA
- a CDS encoding T9SS type A sorting domain-containing protein has protein sequence MKTKFLLFILSFLGCIGFGQNKKTIPREKDIQENTLQSVFANLEKDRIPNGLLLDAAIEFANLKKYDGTMPDSSYTSSKLVADIYNTILMSRLSANASITHTADDLASQWKSEQQKDIIPLGGVFYKYSQFSQTTQQNAQNTGDPGTLTVNNGAVQDKYVNGVWQNPYEEKYVLALSPSVSSHNKLDFKIKLPNNLFLTNQTSQIQKIEYKLSDQLPYQLLPYNQPINVSYAAQGTYHWTFKLTLNSGEVLYTHTQFTVNGDMGKYVDTAMESKTTTLGQYTKNVIFNGANRATMYIKLAPGHTQITKPLIVAEGFDMGAIVAPTQEAGLTNIDTFISSLWGGSSSLYLDINNNYDIIYVDWNNGVDYIQNNAALLSTAIQWVNANKTGMERNVVIGQSMGGLVARYALKDMEQKGIPHVTKLFISDDSPHLGANIPLGMQYMLNNVARAYIKAPLIAGIGEFIVPMFNQGISINDVLTLTDTPAARQMLINYSDGNYQINNTIHDNWQNELKLKGYPQLTRNVAISNGSECGTDQTLSNLLRLYKETNKQHLFSDIIGALVGVATNRLDMILLASVPGSSKYVFDFTVRPMTQINAGTQVYNGSIKYKKKVLWLINAQVTLLGGSRTQPGGILPMDKYGGGKFKLAQNQLPSYVTDNLTTTPFSFIPTPSALDYKSGNTVLTEADYQRPFSPVDDAANVPFANFVAEKVDANQEHITFSARNGQFILNQLSANTTVQNQKITTSYLCGTKIKIGGDASSCGGAALTYTTGFAPSISWSVINGAGLVDINGPTNLPQITFTPKPYANGNIRLQAALSGDGASNSVIKDVWIGAPMVYMQNYCTDPSQTMCYLQGITTSFPVGSTISLSLDAAGLDSIDNSGNTWEWEKVMGNFKFVSSPYVADVQNNGNGSKGKVANIQSTGNNSLISFKGRAKSACGWGQWKWFYWNIYSSRMAQVENLFTISPNPTDDIINISLLDSGNTSEITTDIQAELYNNIGNKTGSIKLNNFRGTMSASALLPGVYTLKIMYNGKSESHQIIKK, from the coding sequence ATGAAAACAAAATTTCTTCTCTTTATTTTGTCCTTTTTAGGATGTATTGGCTTTGGCCAGAACAAGAAAACAATTCCCCGGGAAAAGGATATTCAGGAAAATACCCTGCAGTCTGTTTTCGCCAATCTGGAAAAAGACAGAATTCCAAATGGGCTTCTGCTGGACGCAGCCATCGAATTTGCCAATCTAAAAAAATATGATGGCACAATGCCTGACAGCTCATATACCAGCTCTAAATTGGTGGCAGATATATATAACACGATCCTTATGAGCCGTCTTTCTGCAAATGCTTCTATTACGCACACTGCAGATGACCTTGCTTCGCAATGGAAATCGGAGCAGCAAAAAGATATTATTCCCCTTGGAGGTGTTTTTTATAAGTACAGTCAGTTTTCGCAGACTACCCAGCAGAATGCACAAAATACAGGAGATCCGGGTACTTTAACCGTTAATAATGGTGCTGTACAGGATAAATATGTGAACGGAGTATGGCAAAATCCATATGAAGAAAAGTATGTGCTTGCCCTTTCACCTTCTGTTTCTTCTCACAATAAGCTTGATTTTAAAATAAAATTACCCAACAATCTGTTTCTTACCAATCAAACTTCGCAGATTCAGAAAATAGAATATAAGCTTAGCGATCAGCTACCTTATCAGCTATTGCCATACAACCAGCCGATTAATGTTAGCTATGCAGCACAGGGAACCTATCACTGGACATTCAAGCTTACTCTTAATTCGGGAGAAGTATTATATACCCATACCCAATTTACTGTAAACGGTGACATGGGAAAATATGTAGATACCGCAATGGAATCTAAAACCACGACACTTGGCCAATACACCAAGAATGTTATTTTTAACGGTGCCAACAGAGCTACGATGTATATAAAGCTTGCACCGGGACACACCCAGATTACCAAACCTCTTATTGTAGCGGAAGGTTTTGATATGGGTGCTATTGTGGCTCCAACACAGGAAGCTGGTCTGACTAATATTGATACTTTTATTTCAAGTCTGTGGGGAGGGTCATCTTCACTGTATCTTGATATTAACAACAATTATGACATTATCTATGTTGACTGGAATAATGGTGTAGATTATATACAGAATAATGCAGCTCTTCTTTCAACGGCAATTCAATGGGTCAATGCCAATAAAACAGGTATGGAGCGTAATGTTGTAATCGGGCAAAGCATGGGAGGTCTTGTTGCCAGATATGCGCTGAAAGATATGGAGCAAAAAGGAATACCTCATGTTACCAAGCTATTCATTTCTGATGACAGCCCGCATCTGGGTGCCAATATTCCATTGGGAATGCAGTATATGCTCAATAATGTCGCGAGGGCGTATATTAAAGCTCCGCTAATTGCAGGAATCGGAGAGTTTATTGTTCCGATGTTCAATCAGGGAATCTCTATTAATGATGTTCTTACTTTAACGGATACTCCTGCTGCAAGACAGATGCTGATCAATTATTCTGACGGTAATTATCAGATTAATAATACCATCCATGACAACTGGCAAAATGAGCTTAAGCTTAAAGGCTATCCTCAGCTGACCAGAAATGTAGCAATATCTAACGGAAGTGAGTGTGGAACAGACCAAACCCTTTCAAACCTGCTTCGTCTTTATAAGGAAACAAACAAGCAACATTTATTCTCCGACATCATCGGCGCATTAGTAGGCGTAGCTACCAACCGTCTGGATATGATTTTACTGGCTTCTGTTCCGGGAAGTTCCAAATATGTATTTGATTTTACTGTACGTCCCATGACGCAAATTAATGCCGGAACACAGGTTTACAACGGAAGCATTAAATATAAAAAGAAAGTTCTCTGGCTGATCAATGCCCAGGTAACATTGCTTGGAGGAAGCAGAACGCAGCCGGGAGGAATTCTTCCTATGGATAAATATGGAGGCGGTAAATTTAAACTGGCACAAAACCAGCTGCCATCATACGTTACGGACAATCTTACGACAACTCCATTCAGCTTTATTCCTACACCAAGTGCATTGGATTATAAGTCAGGAAATACTGTTTTAACGGAAGCTGATTATCAAAGACCTTTTTCTCCTGTAGATGACGCAGCCAATGTTCCTTTCGCCAATTTTGTTGCAGAGAAAGTAGATGCCAATCAGGAACACATTACATTCAGTGCGAGAAACGGACAGTTTATCCTGAACCAACTTTCAGCTAATACTACTGTACAGAATCAAAAAATTACCACTTCTTATCTGTGCGGAACCAAAATCAAGATCGGAGGAGATGCATCATCATGTGGAGGTGCTGCACTTACGTACACTACTGGTTTTGCACCATCCATCTCATGGTCTGTTATCAACGGAGCAGGTCTTGTTGATATCAACGGACCTACCAACCTGCCTCAGATTACTTTCACACCAAAACCATATGCCAACGGAAATATCAGACTTCAGGCAGCGCTTTCCGGAGACGGTGCCAGCAACAGCGTTATTAAAGACGTATGGATAGGTGCTCCAATGGTTTATATGCAAAATTACTGTACAGATCCTAGTCAAACCATGTGTTATTTACAGGGTATTACCACTTCTTTCCCGGTAGGTTCTACGATATCTTTAAGCCTTGATGCAGCGGGATTAGATAGTATAGACAATTCAGGAAATACATGGGAATGGGAAAAAGTTATGGGTAATTTCAAATTTGTAAGTTCACCTTATGTAGCCGATGTTCAGAACAACGGAAACGGAAGTAAAGGTAAAGTTGCCAATATTCAATCGACAGGAAACAACAGTCTGATTTCGTTTAAAGGAAGAGCAAAAAGTGCCTGCGGATGGGGTCAATGGAAGTGGTTCTACTGGAATATATATTCTTCAAGAATGGCTCAGGTAGAGAACTTATTTACGATTTCACCGAATCCTACAGACGATATCATCAATATATCATTGCTGGATTCAGGGAATACGTCTGAAATCACAACCGACATTCAGGCAGAATTGTACAACAATATCGGAAACAAAACCGGAAGCATTAAATTAAATAATTTCCGGGGAACGATGTCAGCATCTGCATTGCTACCTGGCGTGTATACTTTAAAAATAATGTATAATGGCAAATCAGAAAGCCACCAGATTATAAAGAAATAA